A genomic region of Pseudomonadota bacterium contains the following coding sequences:
- a CDS encoding IS1634 family transposase, protein MAHLHKKMKKGRPYYYIREIARVDGKPKVINQIYLGSIDRIIELAKGTTERCLRISVQEFGALFLANLMEEQVGLVTLMDSVLPKAGQERGPSIGEYFIYAAFNRMIDSCSKRALPEWFKATAIQQIRRVDIQALTSQRYWEKWDRVEQEDIEKIAWLFFKRIAELEKVKSDCFLFDTTNYYTYMAGETPSELAKRGKNKDGKDWLRQIGVALLVTRDTQIPLFYRAFEGNRHDSKQFYKILNEMASVMREFSGEDRELTIVFDKGMNSEENIALIDSLPKMHFITTYSPHYAEDFIRVKLSQFTSVDTPKNRELVRLGREEGRLVAWRTFGKYWGQNRTVVVTYNPRTATKQRLTFEKKLLSLQEVILDLRSKVRTQKKHWTDGDRVKKHYTVACERLHLPKDIYEISVEKHNRKWQLIFRKNYYRIGQYIEKFGKNILITDHIDWSTDEIVRASLDRYIVEKAFRQSKDSDVVSIFPIRHWTDSKIRCHILSCVVALTYLRLIEIRLNCADLSITAATAMEQMRKLHSCLCWTASKSSADRIIEDPTAIQAQILAAFGYKVAGGVLQKI, encoded by the coding sequence ATGAAAAAAGGAAGACCCTACTACTACATCCGTGAGATCGCCAGGGTCGATGGAAAACCAAAGGTCATCAACCAGATCTACCTTGGGAGCATCGACCGTATTATTGAACTGGCTAAAGGGACCACGGAGAGGTGTCTGAGAATCTCTGTTCAGGAATTTGGCGCCCTCTTTCTGGCCAATCTCATGGAAGAGCAGGTGGGGCTTGTTACCCTCATGGATTCGGTCCTTCCCAAAGCAGGGCAGGAGAGGGGACCCTCCATTGGGGAGTATTTTATCTATGCCGCATTTAACCGGATGATCGATTCCTGCTCGAAGAGAGCCCTGCCCGAATGGTTCAAGGCAACAGCTATCCAGCAGATTCGCCGTGTCGATATCCAGGCCCTGACCTCTCAGCGATACTGGGAAAAATGGGATCGGGTAGAGCAGGAGGATATCGAGAAGATCGCCTGGCTTTTTTTCAAGAGGATTGCCGAACTGGAGAAGGTAAAGTCCGATTGTTTCCTTTTTGATACTACCAACTACTACACCTACATGGCCGGAGAGACTCCCTCCGAACTCGCGAAGCGAGGTAAGAACAAAGACGGCAAGGACTGGCTCAGACAGATCGGAGTTGCCCTTCTCGTCACCCGCGATACCCAGATCCCCCTCTTCTACAGAGCCTTCGAAGGGAACCGGCATGATTCCAAGCAGTTTTACAAGATTCTCAATGAGATGGCCTCCGTCATGAGAGAGTTCTCCGGGGAGGATAGAGAACTCACTATCGTCTTCGACAAAGGAATGAATTCCGAGGAGAACATCGCCCTCATTGACTCGCTCCCCAAGATGCATTTCATTACGACCTACTCGCCCCATTATGCAGAGGATTTCATCCGAGTAAAACTCTCGCAGTTCACATCCGTTGATACTCCAAAGAACCGGGAACTTGTGAGGCTTGGCCGAGAGGAGGGCCGCCTTGTGGCCTGGCGCACCTTCGGAAAATATTGGGGGCAGAATAGAACCGTCGTTGTAACCTACAATCCCCGAACCGCCACAAAGCAAAGGCTTACTTTCGAGAAAAAACTCCTCAGCCTTCAGGAGGTGATCCTCGATCTTCGCTCCAAGGTGAGAACCCAGAAGAAACACTGGACCGATGGAGACCGGGTAAAAAAACACTATACGGTTGCCTGCGAGAGGCTTCATCTCCCAAAGGACATCTATGAAATCTCCGTTGAAAAGCACAATCGAAAGTGGCAGCTTATCTTTCGAAAGAACTATTACCGAATCGGCCAGTACATTGAAAAATTCGGCAAAAACATTCTCATTACCGATCACATCGACTGGTCAACAGACGAAATCGTTCGGGCAAGTCTTGACCGTTACATAGTCGAGAAGGCGTTTCGCCAATCAAAGGACAGCGATGTTGTCAGTATTTTCCCCATTCGGCACTGGACAGACAGCAAGATCCGGTGCCATATCCTGAGCTGTGTCGTTGCCCTGACCTACCTTAGGCTCATTGAAATTCGGCTCAATTGTGCTGATTTATCCATAACCGCCGCGACCGCAATGGAGCAAATGCGAAAACTGCATTCTTGCCTCTGTTGGACAGCCTCAAAAAGCAGCGCCGATCGCATTATCGAAGACCCTACTGCAATCCAAGCTCAAATTCTTGCCGCATTTGGCTACAAAGTTGCCGGTGGGGTCTTACAAAAAATCTAA